A window of Paenibacillus polygoni contains these coding sequences:
- a CDS encoding pyridoxamine 5'-phosphate oxidase family protein, translating into MMKTAIPEALMTLLSGENLKDKQREAFLLQTVNEDGWPHSAMISVGEVLAADPYTFHLMLWPNTMTTINLMRSKKAQLVIIYEGLVYYIKLQIKHHSAVLSDIHTGERFSAHIHALKIDKAKYAKIETGIQVKLHNPDSVIDRWQAQVEILKHNPY; encoded by the coding sequence ATGATGAAAACAGCCATTCCAGAAGCACTGATGACACTGCTGAGCGGTGAAAATTTAAAAGATAAGCAGCGAGAGGCTTTCTTATTACAGACGGTGAACGAGGATGGCTGGCCGCACTCGGCAATGATTAGTGTGGGTGAAGTACTCGCAGCGGATCCATATACATTTCACCTGATGTTATGGCCAAACACGATGACCACCATAAACCTCATGCGAAGTAAAAAAGCGCAGCTCGTTATCATTTATGAAGGTCTTGTATATTATATAAAACTTCAGATAAAGCATCATTCTGCTGTTCTTTCTGATATACATACAGGAGAGCGATTCAGTGCGCATATTCATGCGTTAAAAATAGACAAAGCAAAGTATGCCAAGATTGAGACGGGGATCCAGGTCAAACTTCATAATCCTGACTCTGTAATTGATCGATGGCAGGCCCAAGTTGAAATACTAAAACATAATCCATATTGA
- the helD gene encoding RNA polymerase recycling motor HelD produces the protein MSTDNEWQLEQERVDEVTTQIRQAIEKLEKEVGSVRGEVVEMRKDFWDEVTINFSEADDVGETSTNLRQQSEVLSERERSHKNTFQALSKMNKLVSNPYFGRIDFIEEGSKEKESIYLGIASFLSEKEQDFLVYDWRAPISNLYYDGAPGHSSYDTPSGLIEGEITLKRQFTIRDADIKFMFDTGVTIGDQLLQAVLSRSSDATMKSIVATIQKEQNQIIRNDKSKYLIVQGAAGSGKTSAALQRVAYLLYKDREHLKADQMILFSPNPMFNSYVSTVLPELGEENMIQTTFQEYLERRIGREYQLEDPFVQLEYVLSQKDDPSYEARIQGIEFKSSPSFLTMITKYREMLAEKGMMFRPLRFLGKEVVSAEQIRIKFYEYDQSIRIANRLELLKDWLLKELSLFGKSELNAPWVDEQIQLLSKEDYHRAYQRLKRKQQGKKETFDDYDLEREILAKMVVSDRLKPLRKWVKAIRFVDTKKLYRAIFNDPEVLSFISSGVNLPAAWEEISRFTTDQLQAQELAYEDTTPFLYLKDSLLGFRIFTGIRHVIIDEAQDYSPFQLAFFKRIFPRAKITALGDFNQAIYAHSSVLQAASPLGEIFGTESTEVIRLTRSYRSTKEIVEFTKAMLPNGEEIVPFNREGELPAVHEFTQSGKMEEAIHHQLEQLISEGYESIAVICKTADQSKDVYERMSNKLSIPSKLVKKTTLGFDKGVQIIPAYLAKGVEFDAVIIYDGSKEMYAAESERKLFYTACTRAMHLLDIYSLGPVSPFIADVPSEKYKRSKELQSQ, from the coding sequence TTGAGCACGGACAATGAGTGGCAATTAGAACAAGAACGAGTAGATGAAGTAACAACGCAAATACGTCAAGCGATTGAAAAACTTGAAAAGGAAGTCGGATCAGTCCGCGGCGAAGTCGTAGAGATGAGAAAGGACTTCTGGGATGAAGTGACAATTAACTTCAGTGAAGCAGATGATGTCGGGGAAACCTCAACGAATTTAAGACAGCAGTCAGAAGTGCTTTCTGAACGCGAACGCAGTCACAAAAATACGTTTCAAGCGCTTAGTAAAATGAATAAGCTTGTCTCGAATCCTTACTTCGGGAGAATTGATTTTATAGAAGAAGGTTCTAAGGAGAAGGAGTCAATCTATCTTGGAATCGCCTCTTTCTTATCAGAAAAAGAACAGGATTTCCTAGTATATGACTGGCGGGCACCTATCTCTAATTTATACTACGATGGGGCTCCCGGTCATTCTTCTTATGACACGCCTTCCGGATTAATTGAAGGTGAAATTACACTGAAACGCCAGTTCACCATTCGAGATGCAGATATTAAGTTCATGTTCGATACGGGGGTCACAATTGGTGATCAGTTACTGCAGGCGGTATTAAGCCGGAGTTCTGATGCGACAATGAAGAGTATTGTGGCGACGATTCAGAAAGAGCAGAATCAGATTATTCGAAATGATAAGAGCAAATATCTAATCGTACAAGGAGCGGCGGGAAGTGGAAAAACATCAGCTGCTCTCCAGCGTGTTGCTTATTTATTATATAAAGACAGAGAACACCTGAAAGCAGATCAGATGATCTTATTTTCACCGAACCCTATGTTTAACAGTTATGTGTCTACCGTACTGCCTGAACTCGGTGAGGAAAACATGATTCAAACGACATTCCAAGAATATTTAGAGCGCAGAATCGGCAGAGAGTATCAGCTGGAAGATCCATTTGTGCAATTAGAGTATGTATTGTCGCAAAAAGATGATCCTTCTTATGAGGCTAGAATTCAAGGGATTGAATTCAAATCCTCTCCATCGTTTCTGACCATGATTACGAAATATAGAGAGATGCTGGCTGAGAAGGGGATGATGTTTCGGCCGCTGCGTTTTTTAGGGAAAGAAGTCGTATCCGCAGAACAGATCCGCATAAAGTTTTATGAATATGATCAAAGCATTCGTATTGCTAACCGTTTAGAGCTGTTAAAAGATTGGCTCTTAAAAGAGTTATCTCTATTCGGTAAAAGTGAACTGAATGCACCTTGGGTAGATGAACAGATCCAGCTTCTTAGCAAGGAAGATTATCACCGGGCTTATCAGAGACTGAAACGGAAACAGCAAGGCAAGAAGGAAACCTTTGATGATTATGATTTAGAACGAGAGATTTTAGCGAAAATGGTGGTATCGGATCGGTTAAAGCCGCTGAGAAAATGGGTAAAAGCTATTCGTTTTGTGGATACGAAGAAGTTGTATCGCGCTATTTTTAATGATCCTGAGGTACTGTCTTTCATCTCATCAGGAGTGAATTTACCTGCTGCATGGGAAGAGATTAGCCGGTTTACTACCGATCAACTGCAAGCTCAGGAACTGGCATATGAAGATACAACCCCCTTTTTATATTTGAAGGATTCTTTGCTTGGATTCCGGATCTTTACAGGTATTCGCCATGTCATTATTGATGAAGCACAGGACTACTCTCCATTTCAGTTAGCGTTCTTTAAACGAATCTTTCCTCGGGCCAAAATCACCGCACTTGGTGACTTTAATCAGGCGATCTATGCTCACTCGTCTGTACTGCAGGCGGCAAGCCCGCTAGGAGAGATATTTGGAACGGAATCAACGGAAGTCATTCGTTTGACAAGAAGTTATCGTTCAACGAAAGAAATTGTGGAATTTACAAAAGCCATGCTGCCAAACGGCGAAGAGATCGTTCCGTTTAATCGGGAAGGAGAACTTCCGGCGGTTCACGAGTTTACTCAGTCCGGCAAAATGGAAGAAGCCATCCATCATCAATTGGAACAATTAATTTCGGAAGGCTATGAATCCATAGCTGTCATATGTAAAACAGCAGACCAAAGTAAAGATGTATATGAGAGAATGTCGAATAAACTTAGTATCCCATCAAAACTTGTCAAGAAAACTACGCTCGGTTTTGACAAAGGTGTGCAGATTATTCCGGCATATCTTGCAAAAGGCGTCGAATTTGATGCTGTCATTATTTATGACGGTTCAAAAGAAATGTATGCTGCAGAAAGTGAGCGGAAGCTGTTCTATACTGCTTGCACGAGAGCTATGCATTTGCTGGATATTTACTCTCTTGGTCCTGTAAGTCCTTTTATTGCCGATGTGCCTTCTGAGAAGTACAAACGTAGCAAGGAATTACAAAGCCAATAA
- the ade gene encoding adenine deaminase: protein MKTKRFERPELAECVKDLVATARGDLKATMVIQGGSLVNVISGEIIEQMSVAVQGARIAYVGKDVSHTIGPDTEIIDATGMYIAPGLLDGHCHIESTQLKVSEFARAVLPLGTTGGFFDAHEISNVLGLKGLKYMLEEARITPMAAYMQAPSCVPSTSPELETTGAWIGPEEVAEALSWGDDMIGLGEVMNFPGVVYGEDKMIGEIEATLRAGKAVDGHFTWASDDWRLPVYAAAGVTGDHECVTKEDVLERVRLGMYAKLRQGSAWHDVAETVKAATELGLDTRRMMLVTDDRSSESLLDEGHMNFVVRHAISQGLKPITAFQMATINTAERFGVQRDVGSVTPGSIADIILLKGRLADVNVDTTIAAGQVVARSGKMVAEWETYVYPDDALGTVHLAEPVRTEDFRIAAPISEGEVKARIIQVTENHVETKEIWEKVQVESGLVKLSTAKDICKIAVIERHHMTGNKSVALVSGVGFRGPAAIAMTVAHDSHNLMVIGTNDELMAEAANRVAAMQGGVVVITEEGTTEFPLQIAGLMSTEPFEVVASQSAGISTALQSAGCNLNNAFMTLSLLALVVIPELRLSDKGLVQISADGINIVSLFE, encoded by the coding sequence TTGAAAACAAAACGATTCGAAAGACCTGAATTAGCAGAGTGCGTAAAGGATTTAGTAGCCACTGCCAGAGGAGATTTGAAAGCTACTATGGTTATTCAAGGCGGATCTCTTGTTAATGTAATTTCTGGTGAAATCATCGAACAGATGTCGGTAGCAGTACAAGGAGCAAGAATTGCTTATGTTGGTAAAGATGTGTCACACACGATTGGGCCAGATACTGAAATCATAGATGCCACAGGAATGTATATTGCACCCGGTTTACTCGATGGTCACTGCCATATTGAAAGCACGCAGCTGAAAGTATCCGAGTTTGCAAGGGCAGTTCTGCCCCTTGGGACAACAGGAGGGTTCTTTGATGCGCATGAAATTTCAAATGTACTTGGATTAAAAGGACTTAAGTACATGCTGGAGGAAGCAAGAATTACTCCGATGGCAGCATATATGCAGGCTCCTTCCTGTGTACCTTCTACAAGTCCTGAGCTTGAAACCACAGGTGCCTGGATTGGTCCAGAGGAAGTAGCAGAAGCTTTATCTTGGGGAGACGATATGATTGGACTTGGTGAAGTGATGAACTTTCCAGGTGTAGTCTATGGTGAAGATAAAATGATTGGCGAGATTGAAGCAACACTGAGGGCCGGAAAGGCAGTAGACGGTCATTTTACTTGGGCATCTGATGATTGGAGACTTCCTGTTTACGCGGCTGCAGGCGTTACCGGAGATCACGAATGTGTGACAAAGGAAGATGTTCTAGAACGAGTTCGACTGGGCATGTATGCAAAATTACGTCAGGGTTCCGCTTGGCATGATGTAGCTGAAACCGTAAAAGCGGCAACAGAACTTGGTCTTGATACTCGGCGGATGATGCTTGTCACCGATGATCGAAGTTCAGAGTCCTTGCTGGATGAAGGACATATGAATTTTGTTGTGAGACATGCAATTTCGCAGGGGCTAAAGCCGATTACCGCTTTCCAGATGGCCACCATTAATACAGCCGAACGATTCGGCGTTCAGCGGGATGTAGGTTCAGTTACTCCTGGCTCCATTGCAGATATTATTCTATTAAAGGGACGTCTCGCGGATGTAAACGTAGATACGACGATTGCTGCCGGGCAAGTGGTTGCACGTTCAGGAAAAATGGTTGCAGAATGGGAAACTTATGTATATCCTGACGATGCGCTGGGTACAGTTCACCTTGCAGAACCGGTGCGAACCGAAGATTTTCGTATTGCGGCTCCGATCTCGGAGGGAGAGGTCAAAGCAAGAATCATTCAAGTGACGGAAAACCATGTAGAAACGAAAGAAATATGGGAAAAGGTGCAAGTGGAGTCTGGGTTAGTAAAACTGAGTACGGCAAAGGACATTTGCAAAATTGCTGTCATTGAAAGACATCATATGACGGGGAACAAATCCGTTGCCCTTGTTTCAGGGGTTGGATTCCGTGGCCCCGCAGCCATCGCGATGACGGTAGCCCATGACAGTCACAATCTGATGGTCATTGGCACGAATGATGAGCTAATGGCTGAGGCAGCTAATCGCGTAGCAGCAATGCAGGGCGGAGTTGTTGTTATAACGGAGGAAGGGACGACAGAGTTCCCACTGCAAATTGCGGGTCTGATGTCTACGGAACCATTTGAAGTGGTCGCATCGCAATCAGCAGGAATTAGTACTGCATTACAGAGTGCAGGATGTAATCTGAATAATGCATTTATGACCCTATCTTTACTTGCGTTAGTAGTGATTCCAGAACTTCGCTTATCTGATAAAGGACTTGTTCAGATTTCCGCAGATGGAATCAACATTGTTTCCTTATTCGAATAA
- a CDS encoding helix-turn-helix transcriptional regulator → MNKELLRENRVHGHSLFPVSVYPKVNQLNGDSILDCHWHDEMEIILMEQGTAVFHVDMNVYEVTAGDAIFVGSGEIHAGYLLGDERCIFSAIVFDSRWLAGPSYDALQENLFDPLLTKRLLPPRHIKKSTAWGSSILHHIHQILHDHEVKSRTLEISTKAHLYLIFADMFEQMQLDEKAGGVTGSPDKIDRIKAILGYIHEHYSENMKLNDLASHLNMSEGHFCRFFKKMVQKSPIDYINHYRIQKACKLLENTNYKIVDIALEVGFDNLSYFITLFKKQKQLTPSQYRKLFYEQLAIEALE, encoded by the coding sequence ATGAATAAAGAACTGCTTCGTGAAAATCGAGTCCATGGACATTCGCTATTTCCTGTCAGTGTATATCCAAAAGTAAATCAGCTGAATGGAGACAGTATTCTTGATTGCCACTGGCATGACGAGATGGAAATTATACTCATGGAACAGGGTACTGCTGTATTTCATGTAGATATGAATGTATATGAGGTTACCGCAGGGGACGCGATTTTTGTAGGAAGTGGAGAAATTCATGCCGGATACCTGTTGGGTGATGAACGCTGTATTTTTTCAGCCATTGTATTTGATTCAAGGTGGCTTGCCGGGCCTTCTTATGATGCTTTGCAGGAGAATTTATTTGATCCATTACTGACAAAGAGACTCCTTCCTCCTCGCCATATTAAGAAAAGCACAGCATGGGGTTCTTCAATTCTTCATCACATCCACCAGATTCTGCATGATCACGAGGTAAAGAGCCGAACGCTCGAAATTTCTACAAAAGCTCATTTGTATCTGATCTTCGCTGATATGTTCGAACAAATGCAGCTTGACGAAAAAGCTGGGGGAGTTACAGGCAGCCCCGACAAAATTGATCGAATTAAAGCCATCCTCGGTTATATACACGAGCACTACAGCGAAAACATGAAGCTGAACGATTTAGCCTCTCACCTTAACATGAGCGAAGGACATTTCTGTCGTTTTTTTAAAAAAATGGTACAGAAAAGCCCGATTGACTATATTAATCACTATCGAATACAGAAAGCCTGCAAGCTGCTTGAAAATACAAACTATAAAATAGTTGATATTGCTCTCGAAGTTGGATTTGATAATCTCAGTTATTTTATTACTTTATTCAAGAAACAAAAACAACTCACTCCTTCGCAGTATCGAAAACTTTTCTATGAACAACTCGCAATTGAAGCTTTAGAATAA
- the yicI gene encoding alpha-xylosidase, producing MKFTDGFWLVREGYQIQNPTDIRDIVQKGDSITVYAATKRILVKGDTLNGTLLKATYSSPMPNVIKVTLNHHKGKVDHGPAFEIYNQDTDVSIHKDEQGAVLQSGKLSVHVDKTNGWDIQFQYDGKRITGSGSRAAGYITGPNKEAYFREQLDLGVGEYIYGLGERFTPFVKNGQVVDIWNEDGGTSSEQAYKNIPFYLSNKGYGVFVNHPERVSYEVASENMSKVQFSVEGETLEYFIIGGDNPKDVLNNYTALTGKPALPPAWTFGLWLTTSFTTDYDEATVNHFVDGMAERDLPLSVFHFDCFWMKEYQWSDFVWDEDMFPDPEGMIRRLKDKGLKICAWINPYIAEKSYLFDEGMENGYLVKTADGSVWQWDLWQAGMGLVDFTNPDAVEWYKSKLSVLIDQGVDSFKTDFGERIPTDVVYYDGSDPVKMHNYYTQLYNKAVFELLEEKLGKNEAALFARSATAGGQQFPVHWGGDCSATYESMAESLRGGLSLGLSGFGFWSHDISGFENTAPADVYKRWVQFGLLSSHSRLHGSTSYRVPWLFDDESVDVVRDFTKLKISLMPYLYHAAKDATVQGIPMMRAMMLEFPQDPATFGLDTQYMLGDSILVAPVFNKEGDVSYYLPEGTWTNFLTGEKVMGGRFIQENHSFRTLPMMIKPNSLIAVGAVNDVIEYDYADGVTLHLFELEDQTSAIAKVFSTKAEEELKVTVSRAGSQLEVSAQGAGKAWSLVLRDIHEVSGVNGASVSKGDHGLIITPEENNGTLTIEL from the coding sequence ATGAAATTTACAGACGGATTCTGGCTCGTACGCGAAGGGTATCAAATTCAGAACCCCACTGATATTCGCGACATTGTTCAAAAGGGAGATTCAATTACGGTATATGCGGCTACAAAACGTATCTTGGTAAAAGGGGACACGTTAAATGGTACGCTGCTTAAAGCGACGTATAGTTCACCAATGCCAAACGTTATTAAGGTTACTTTGAACCATCATAAAGGGAAAGTAGATCATGGTCCTGCTTTTGAAATTTATAATCAAGATACAGATGTATCTATTCATAAAGATGAGCAAGGGGCAGTACTTCAAAGCGGCAAGTTAAGTGTTCATGTGGACAAAACGAACGGATGGGATATACAGTTTCAATATGATGGCAAACGCATCACAGGCAGCGGAAGCAGAGCAGCCGGATACATTACAGGTCCTAATAAAGAAGCTTATTTCCGTGAACAACTTGATCTTGGTGTAGGGGAGTACATATATGGGCTTGGCGAACGATTCACACCTTTTGTGAAAAATGGTCAAGTCGTAGATATTTGGAATGAAGACGGCGGTACTAGCAGTGAACAAGCTTACAAAAACATTCCTTTTTACCTATCGAACAAAGGTTATGGTGTATTTGTTAACCACCCTGAGCGTGTCTCTTACGAGGTGGCATCCGAGAATATGTCTAAAGTACAATTCAGTGTGGAAGGTGAGACGCTTGAGTATTTCATTATCGGCGGTGATAATCCAAAAGACGTGCTGAATAATTACACTGCTTTAACAGGTAAACCCGCGTTGCCGCCGGCTTGGACATTTGGTCTGTGGCTGACGACTTCCTTTACTACCGATTATGATGAAGCGACAGTAAACCATTTTGTCGATGGTATGGCAGAGAGAGACTTGCCGTTATCTGTATTCCATTTTGATTGTTTCTGGATGAAAGAATATCAATGGTCTGATTTTGTATGGGATGAAGACATGTTTCCAGATCCAGAAGGGATGATTCGCAGACTGAAAGATAAAGGTCTCAAAATTTGTGCTTGGATTAATCCTTATATTGCCGAAAAATCCTATCTCTTCGATGAAGGTATGGAGAATGGATACCTGGTGAAAACAGCGGACGGCAGTGTATGGCAATGGGATCTGTGGCAAGCAGGTATGGGACTTGTTGATTTCACAAATCCAGATGCAGTGGAGTGGTATAAGAGTAAACTGTCTGTCCTCATTGACCAAGGCGTAGATTCCTTTAAAACGGACTTTGGTGAAAGAATCCCTACCGATGTTGTGTATTATGATGGATCAGATCCGGTGAAAATGCACAATTATTATACTCAGTTGTATAACAAAGCGGTATTTGAATTACTTGAAGAGAAACTCGGTAAAAATGAGGCAGCACTCTTTGCGCGTTCTGCAACAGCGGGTGGACAGCAGTTCCCGGTACACTGGGGAGGAGATTGCTCTGCAACATATGAATCCATGGCAGAGTCCCTTCGCGGCGGTTTGTCTCTAGGATTGTCAGGATTTGGATTCTGGAGTCATGATATCAGCGGATTTGAAAACACGGCACCCGCAGATGTATATAAACGCTGGGTTCAGTTTGGACTACTATCTTCGCACAGCCGTCTGCACGGAAGCACTTCTTACCGTGTGCCTTGGCTGTTTGATGATGAGTCTGTTGATGTAGTTCGTGATTTCACGAAACTCAAAATCAGTCTCATGCCTTATTTGTACCATGCAGCTAAAGACGCAACCGTACAAGGTATCCCGATGATGCGGGCTATGATGCTGGAGTTCCCGCAAGATCCGGCTACATTTGGGCTGGATACACAGTACATGCTGGGAGATTCGATTCTTGTTGCACCGGTCTTTAATAAAGAAGGAGACGTAAGCTATTATCTCCCTGAAGGAACATGGACGAACTTCCTTACTGGAGAGAAAGTGATGGGCGGAAGATTCATTCAAGAGAACCACAGTTTCCGTACCTTACCGATGATGATCAAACCAAATAGTCTGATTGCAGTCGGGGCGGTTAACGATGTTATCGAATATGATTACGCAGATGGAGTAACCCTGCATTTGTTTGAGCTTGAAGATCAAACTTCTGCAATAGCAAAAGTATTCAGCACGAAAGCAGAAGAAGAACTGAAGGTAACGGTTAGCCGTGCAGGTTCCCAGCTAGAAGTATCCGCGCAAGGAGCAGGAAAAGCGTGGTCCCTTGTATTGCGTGATATTCATGAAGTATCTGGTGTAAACGGTGCTTCCGTATCCAAAGGAGATCATGGCCTTATCATCACGCCTGAGGAGAACAACGGAACACTTACGATTGAACTTTAA
- a CDS encoding MFS transporter has protein sequence MKDKKWDLAALASIPLIMTLGNSALIPILPQIGKKLGVSTFQVSMLITVYAVVAIILIPIAGYLSDRFGRKAIIIPSLAIAAIGGAISGFAAWFMTDGAAYWTIIGGRLLQGIGAAGAFPIVIPLVGDMFDDEKEVSASLGIVETSNTFGKVLSPIIGAALGAWIWYSPFLMIPTLCIISLLLVIFLVRTPKKHKEVPPLRQFLRSLKEVMVEKGRWLYAIFAVGCICMFVIFGVLFYLSEILESKYGIDGITKGFVLAIPLAMLCLSSFVSGKIIGSHKSRMKWIGFIGLVILTAALFTMGFSKSIYYVVGVFTIGGIGIGATLPCLDTLITEGVEKEHRGTITSLFSSMRFIGVSLGPPVISLLLNTSHFLLFSILAGVAAIGALLTLFAIKPKQNEGTGSGKNTGGKHYRLGGKSFIRIKRKA, from the coding sequence ATGAAAGATAAGAAATGGGATCTAGCTGCTCTTGCCTCTATTCCGCTGATTATGACTTTAGGCAATTCAGCCCTAATCCCAATCTTACCGCAGATCGGAAAAAAACTGGGAGTTTCTACATTTCAAGTGAGCATGCTGATTACAGTTTATGCTGTAGTGGCCATTATTTTGATTCCCATAGCTGGGTACTTATCGGATCGTTTTGGAAGAAAAGCGATCATCATTCCCTCTCTTGCGATTGCTGCTATAGGCGGGGCTATTTCCGGATTCGCTGCCTGGTTCATGACAGACGGAGCCGCTTACTGGACAATTATAGGTGGAAGATTACTGCAGGGTATCGGTGCAGCTGGAGCCTTTCCGATTGTTATTCCACTTGTAGGGGATATGTTTGATGACGAAAAAGAAGTAAGTGCAAGTTTGGGGATTGTTGAAACATCCAATACTTTTGGGAAAGTGCTCAGCCCGATCATTGGGGCAGCGCTTGGAGCCTGGATATGGTATTCACCATTTTTAATGATTCCCACACTCTGTATCATCTCTTTATTACTTGTCATTTTTTTAGTGAGAACACCCAAAAAACATAAAGAAGTACCACCTTTGCGGCAATTTCTTCGCTCCCTTAAAGAAGTTATGGTAGAAAAAGGGCGCTGGCTATACGCCATTTTTGCGGTGGGATGTATTTGCATGTTTGTTATTTTTGGTGTGCTTTTTTACTTATCTGAAATCCTTGAGAGCAAGTATGGTATTGATGGTATAACAAAAGGATTTGTACTGGCAATTCCGCTAGCGATGCTTTGTTTATCCTCTTTTGTGAGCGGTAAAATCATTGGCAGTCATAAATCCCGTATGAAGTGGATCGGATTTATTGGACTTGTTATTTTGACAGCCGCTTTATTTACCATGGGTTTTTCAAAATCCATTTATTATGTAGTGGGCGTTTTTACTATTGGGGGAATCGGTATTGGCGCAACTTTGCCATGTTTGGACACGCTCATCACCGAAGGGGTAGAGAAGGAACATAGAGGTACAATCACTTCTTTATTCAGCAGTATGCGTTTTATCGGGGTGTCTCTTGGGCCGCCTGTCATTTCGCTGCTGTTAAACACCTCACATTTTTTACTGTTCTCCATATTAGCAGGGGTTGCCGCTATAGGAGCGTTACTCACATTGTTTGCAATAAAACCGAAACAAAATGAAGGAACCGGTTCTGGAAAGAATACAGGCGGTAAGCATTATCGGTTAGGTGGAAAAAGCTTCATTCGAATTAAGCGTAAAGCATAA
- a CDS encoding MarR family winged helix-turn-helix transcriptional regulator, with translation MNKFTLEHSLGFMLGVAYRRSVHLMNQLLKQYEITTEQWSVLFHIYSHEGLNQREIASRAYKDQPTTTRIIDMLEKKNVVVRKPNPADRRAYELFLTDEGAHLCRLILPLEEKLNADFAEIIPEEDMKVFLRVLNEYHTHVQKQQEEVYEQKNSSK, from the coding sequence TTGAATAAGTTTACACTTGAACATTCGCTTGGCTTTATGCTCGGCGTTGCTTATAGACGTTCTGTTCATCTAATGAATCAACTTTTGAAACAATATGAGATTACTACCGAGCAGTGGTCTGTCCTATTTCACATCTACTCTCACGAAGGTCTGAATCAACGCGAAATTGCCTCAAGAGCTTATAAGGATCAACCAACCACTACACGGATTATTGACATGCTGGAAAAGAAAAATGTAGTCGTTCGTAAACCGAATCCTGCCGATCGCAGAGCATATGAACTATTTCTTACGGATGAAGGTGCTCATCTATGCCGCTTAATTCTTCCTCTTGAAGAGAAATTAAATGCAGATTTTGCGGAGATCATTCCCGAAGAAGATATGAAAGTTTTTCTCCGAGTATTGAACGAATACCACACTCATGTGCAAAAACAACAAGAAGAAGTATACGAACAGAAGAACAGCTCAAAGTAA
- a CDS encoding GNAT family N-acetyltransferase, translating into MDKLTIKRAEKKDVPALAILFDEYRVFYEQPSDPKRAEAFLMERMENEQSVIYYAEIKGTDEPVGFVQLYPSFSSVSLQSQWILNDLYVRKEARRWGAGRALLQEAEHMARLTGAKGLALSTSVHNSAAQKLYESEGYIRDNHFYHYYLLTRS; encoded by the coding sequence ATGGACAAGCTGACTATAAAACGCGCCGAAAAAAAGGATGTACCTGCACTTGCGATCCTATTTGATGAGTACCGTGTATTCTATGAGCAGCCGTCTGATCCAAAGCGTGCTGAAGCTTTTCTAATGGAGAGAATGGAAAATGAGCAGTCTGTCATTTATTATGCTGAGATCAAAGGAACAGATGAGCCTGTTGGTTTTGTGCAACTGTATCCCTCGTTTTCGTCTGTTTCCCTTCAGTCTCAGTGGATTCTAAATGATCTCTATGTGAGAAAAGAAGCGAGAAGATGGGGAGCTGGAAGAGCTCTGCTGCAAGAAGCAGAACATATGGCCCGCCTTACAGGAGCAAAGGGACTGGCTTTATCCACTTCAGTACATAATAGTGCAGCTCAGAAGTTGTATGAGTCTGAAGGATATATAAGAGACAACCATTTTTATCATTATTATCTTCTCACAAGATCTTGA
- a CDS encoding TraX family protein — MAMLTMLIDHIGAIFYQDEGIFRMIGRFAFPIYAFSTYLGYKYTRNMKRYTYRLLLLAIISQIPFMLAFQHSNLNVIWTLLSSLLVLQLLDKSQSIIVKVLIVIICGLLMELSTMDYGIYGLFLVLIYRYTEGMVMVGAHLLLNIADMVVSELQIWSTLATVYIAYLMDKGASFRSTVPRWLWVSFYPLHLAVLAVIRIV, encoded by the coding sequence ATTGCAATGCTTACCATGTTGATTGATCATATAGGTGCTATTTTTTATCAGGATGAAGGGATATTTCGGATGATTGGAAGGTTTGCCTTTCCGATCTATGCGTTTTCGACATATCTCGGTTATAAATACACAAGGAATATGAAACGCTATACTTATCGTTTACTTTTGCTGGCAATCATTTCGCAGATCCCATTTATGCTTGCTTTCCAGCACTCGAATTTGAATGTAATCTGGACACTATTGTCCTCGCTGCTTGTTCTTCAGCTGCTGGATAAGTCTCAAAGTATAATCGTTAAAGTTCTGATCGTTATCATCTGTGGTCTTCTCATGGAATTATCCACGATGGACTATGGGATCTATGGCCTCTTTCTGGTTCTCATCTATAGATACACGGAAGGTATGGTCATGGTGGGTGCTCATTTGCTGCTTAATATCGCGGATATGGTGGTATCTGAACTTCAAATCTGGAGCACGTTAGCAACGGTATATATAGCTTACTTAATGGACAAGGGAGCTTCCTTTCGCTCTACCGTTCCGCGCTGGCTATGGGTAAGTTTCTATCCGTTACATCTTGCGGTACTTGCCGTTATTCGAATCGTGTAA